The following are encoded in a window of Chionomys nivalis chromosome X, mChiNiv1.1, whole genome shotgun sequence genomic DNA:
- the Pdzd4 gene encoding PDZ domain-containing protein 4 isoform X2 — protein sequence MGCNMCVVQKPEEQYKVMLQVNGKELSKLSQEQTLEALRASKEPLVIQVLRRSPRLRGDSSCHDLQLVDSGTQTDITFEHIMALGKLRPPTPPMGILEPYVLSELPPISHEYYDPAEFMEGGPQEAERMDELEYEEVELCKNSHQDKLGLMVCYRTDDEEDLGIYVGEINGMDVQNREEAVAILSQEENTNISLLVARPESQLAKRWKDSDRDDFLDDFGSENEGDLRARKLKSPPAPQTGNDEKGAPDGGPGLSNSQELDSGVGRTDESTRNEESSEHDLLGDEPPSTTNTPGSLRKFGLQGDALQSRDFHFSMDSLLAEGAGLGGADLPGLTDEEYERYRELLEIKCHLENGNQLGIFFSRASSGNGALDVNRNESLGHEMAMLEEELRHLEFKCRNILRAQKMQQLRERCMKAWLQEEESLYDLAASEPKKHELSDISELPEKSDKDSTSAYNTGESCRSTPLLMEPLPEIPLKRSAAGNSNLNRTPSGPSVTAHPKGASSPGSPAKFRSLSRDPEVGRRQHSEERVRRSTKTGVTLERVVPEGSPYLSRRHRGQESEHYQSCVQLTPPRTLEDLGHGSLSLASGPRVGGVVAAAVEVPRMEWKVKVRSDGTRYVAKRPVRDRLLKARALKIREERSGMTTDDDAVSEMKMGRYWSKEERKQHLIRAREQRKRREFMMQSRLECLREQQNGDSKPELNIIALSHRKTMKKRNKKILDNWITIQEMLAHGARSADGKRIYNPLLSVTTV from the exons GTGAACGGGAAGGAGCTCTCCAAGCTGTCTCAGGAGCAAACCCTAGAGGCCCTGCGTGCCTCCAAGGAGCCCCTGGTGATCCAGGTGCTGAGACGCAGCCCCCGTCTGCGGGGGGACAGCTCCTGCCATGACCTTCAGCTGGTGGACAGTGGCACTCAGACCGACATCACCTTCGAGCATATCATGGCACTGGGCAAGCTGcgcccacccaccccacccatggGCATCTTGGAGCCGTACGTCCTCTCTGAGCT CCCCCCCATCAGCCATGAGTATTATGACCCCGCGGAGTTCATGGAGGGCGGCCCGCAGGAGGCAGAGCGAATGGACGAGCTGGAGTACGAG GAGGTGGAGCTGTGTAAAAACAGTCACCAAGACAAGCTGGGCCTGATGGTGTGCTACCGCACAGATGATGAGGAGGACCTGGGCATCTACGTTGGAGAG ATTAATGGAATGGATGTCCAGAACCGAGAGGAGGCAGTGGCCATCCTGAGCCAGGAAGAGAACACCAACATCTCCCTGCTGGTGGCCCGGCCTGAGAGCCAG CTAGCAAAGCGGTGGAAAGACAGTGACAGAGATGACTTCCTAGATGACTTTGGGTCTGAGAATGAAGGGGACCTTCGTGCCAGGAAGCTGAAGTCACCCCCTGCCCCACAG ACTGGAAATGATGAGAAGGGTGCTCCTGATGGGGGCCCAGGCTTGAGCAACAGCCAGGAGCTGGACAGCGGGGTGGGCCGGACTGATGAGAGTACCCGGAATGAAGAGAGCTCTGAACATGACCTGCTGGGGGATGAGCCCCCCAGCACCACCAACACCCCTGGAAGCCTGCGCAAGTTTGGCCTGCAAGGGGATGCCCTGCAGAGCAGGGACTTCCACTTCAGCATGGACTCTCTGCTGGCTGAGGGGGCAGGACTGGGGGGGGCTGACCTGCCTGGGCTCACTGATGAGGAGTATGAACGCTACCGGGAACTGCTGGAGATCAAGTGCCACCTGGAGAATGGCAACCAGCTAGGCATCTTCTTCTCCCGGGCCTCCAGTGGCAACGGTGCCCTGGACGTCAACCGAAATGAGAGCCTAGGCCATGAGATGGCCatgctggaggaggagcttcGGCACCTAGAGTTCAAGTGCCGCAACATTTTGCGGGCACAGAAGATGCAGCAGTTGCGGGAGCGCTGTATGAAGGCTTGGCTGCAGGAGGAGGAGAGCCTCTATGACCTGGCAGCCAGTGAGCCCAAAAAGCACGAGCTGTCTGATATCTCTGAACTGCCAGAGAAATCAGACAAGGATAGCACCAGCGCCTACAACACTGGGGAGAGCTGCCGGAGCACTCCCCTTCTCATGGAGCCTTTGCCTGAGATCCCCCTGAAGCGATCTGCTGCGGGCAATTCCAATTTGAACCGGACCCCTTCTGGCCCTTCTGTCACCGCCCACCCCAAAGGGGCTTCTTCACCTGGAAGCCCTGCCAAGTTCCGATCACTCTCTCGGGATCCTGAGGTGGGCCGGAGACAGCACTCAGAGGAGCGTGTCCGACGCAGCACCAAGACAGGTGTTACTCTGGAGCGTGTAGTTCCCGAAGGCAGCCCTTACCTCTCCAGGCGTCATCGTGGCCAGGAGAGCGAGCATTACCAGAGCTGTGTGCAGTTGACCCCGCCACGTACCCTGGAGGATCTGGGCCATGGCTCCTTGAGCTTGGCTAGTGGTCCTCGGGTGGGTGGGGTGGTGGCCGCAGCTGTCGAAGTACCCCGCATGGAATGGAAAGTGAAGGTGCGAAGTGATGGAACCCGCTATGTGGCCAAGCGGCCTGTGCGAGATCGGCTGCTGAAGGCTAGGGCCCTGAAAATCCGGGAAGAGCGCAGCGGCATGACCACTGATGATGATGCAGTGAGTGAGATGAAGATGGGCCGCTACTGgagcaaggaagagaggaagcagcACCTGATTCGAGCACGGGAGCAGCGGAAGAGGCGTGAGTTCATGATGCAGAGCCGCCTGGAGTGTCTGAGGGAGCAGCAGAATGGCGACAGCAAGCCTGAGCTCAACATTATTGCCCTGAGCCACCGTAAGACcatgaagaagagaaacaagaagatCCTGGACAACTGGATCACCATCCAAGAGATGCTGGCCCACGGTGCCCGCTCAGCTGATGGAAAAAGAATCTATAACCCTCTACTCTCTGTCACCACTGTCTGA
- the Pdzd4 gene encoding PDZ domain-containing protein 4 isoform X1: MGCNMCVVQKPEEQYKVMLQVNGKELSKLSQEQTLEALRASKEPLVIQVLRRSPRLRGDSSCHDLQLVDSGTQTDITFEHIMALGKLRPPTPPMGILEPYVLSELPPISHEYYDPAEFMEGGPQEAERMDELEYEEVELCKNSHQDKLGLMVCYRTDDEEDLGIYVGEVNPNSIAAKDGRIREGDRIIQINGMDVQNREEAVAILSQEENTNISLLVARPESQLAKRWKDSDRDDFLDDFGSENEGDLRARKLKSPPAPQTGNDEKGAPDGGPGLSNSQELDSGVGRTDESTRNEESSEHDLLGDEPPSTTNTPGSLRKFGLQGDALQSRDFHFSMDSLLAEGAGLGGADLPGLTDEEYERYRELLEIKCHLENGNQLGIFFSRASSGNGALDVNRNESLGHEMAMLEEELRHLEFKCRNILRAQKMQQLRERCMKAWLQEEESLYDLAASEPKKHELSDISELPEKSDKDSTSAYNTGESCRSTPLLMEPLPEIPLKRSAAGNSNLNRTPSGPSVTAHPKGASSPGSPAKFRSLSRDPEVGRRQHSEERVRRSTKTGVTLERVVPEGSPYLSRRHRGQESEHYQSCVQLTPPRTLEDLGHGSLSLASGPRVGGVVAAAVEVPRMEWKVKVRSDGTRYVAKRPVRDRLLKARALKIREERSGMTTDDDAVSEMKMGRYWSKEERKQHLIRAREQRKRREFMMQSRLECLREQQNGDSKPELNIIALSHRKTMKKRNKKILDNWITIQEMLAHGARSADGKRIYNPLLSVTTV, from the exons GTGAACGGGAAGGAGCTCTCCAAGCTGTCTCAGGAGCAAACCCTAGAGGCCCTGCGTGCCTCCAAGGAGCCCCTGGTGATCCAGGTGCTGAGACGCAGCCCCCGTCTGCGGGGGGACAGCTCCTGCCATGACCTTCAGCTGGTGGACAGTGGCACTCAGACCGACATCACCTTCGAGCATATCATGGCACTGGGCAAGCTGcgcccacccaccccacccatggGCATCTTGGAGCCGTACGTCCTCTCTGAGCT CCCCCCCATCAGCCATGAGTATTATGACCCCGCGGAGTTCATGGAGGGCGGCCCGCAGGAGGCAGAGCGAATGGACGAGCTGGAGTACGAG GAGGTGGAGCTGTGTAAAAACAGTCACCAAGACAAGCTGGGCCTGATGGTGTGCTACCGCACAGATGATGAGGAGGACCTGGGCATCTACGTTGGAGAG GTAAATCCCAACAGCATTGCAGCCAAAGACGGCCGGATCCGTGAGGGAGACCGAATCATCCAG ATTAATGGAATGGATGTCCAGAACCGAGAGGAGGCAGTGGCCATCCTGAGCCAGGAAGAGAACACCAACATCTCCCTGCTGGTGGCCCGGCCTGAGAGCCAG CTAGCAAAGCGGTGGAAAGACAGTGACAGAGATGACTTCCTAGATGACTTTGGGTCTGAGAATGAAGGGGACCTTCGTGCCAGGAAGCTGAAGTCACCCCCTGCCCCACAG ACTGGAAATGATGAGAAGGGTGCTCCTGATGGGGGCCCAGGCTTGAGCAACAGCCAGGAGCTGGACAGCGGGGTGGGCCGGACTGATGAGAGTACCCGGAATGAAGAGAGCTCTGAACATGACCTGCTGGGGGATGAGCCCCCCAGCACCACCAACACCCCTGGAAGCCTGCGCAAGTTTGGCCTGCAAGGGGATGCCCTGCAGAGCAGGGACTTCCACTTCAGCATGGACTCTCTGCTGGCTGAGGGGGCAGGACTGGGGGGGGCTGACCTGCCTGGGCTCACTGATGAGGAGTATGAACGCTACCGGGAACTGCTGGAGATCAAGTGCCACCTGGAGAATGGCAACCAGCTAGGCATCTTCTTCTCCCGGGCCTCCAGTGGCAACGGTGCCCTGGACGTCAACCGAAATGAGAGCCTAGGCCATGAGATGGCCatgctggaggaggagcttcGGCACCTAGAGTTCAAGTGCCGCAACATTTTGCGGGCACAGAAGATGCAGCAGTTGCGGGAGCGCTGTATGAAGGCTTGGCTGCAGGAGGAGGAGAGCCTCTATGACCTGGCAGCCAGTGAGCCCAAAAAGCACGAGCTGTCTGATATCTCTGAACTGCCAGAGAAATCAGACAAGGATAGCACCAGCGCCTACAACACTGGGGAGAGCTGCCGGAGCACTCCCCTTCTCATGGAGCCTTTGCCTGAGATCCCCCTGAAGCGATCTGCTGCGGGCAATTCCAATTTGAACCGGACCCCTTCTGGCCCTTCTGTCACCGCCCACCCCAAAGGGGCTTCTTCACCTGGAAGCCCTGCCAAGTTCCGATCACTCTCTCGGGATCCTGAGGTGGGCCGGAGACAGCACTCAGAGGAGCGTGTCCGACGCAGCACCAAGACAGGTGTTACTCTGGAGCGTGTAGTTCCCGAAGGCAGCCCTTACCTCTCCAGGCGTCATCGTGGCCAGGAGAGCGAGCATTACCAGAGCTGTGTGCAGTTGACCCCGCCACGTACCCTGGAGGATCTGGGCCATGGCTCCTTGAGCTTGGCTAGTGGTCCTCGGGTGGGTGGGGTGGTGGCCGCAGCTGTCGAAGTACCCCGCATGGAATGGAAAGTGAAGGTGCGAAGTGATGGAACCCGCTATGTGGCCAAGCGGCCTGTGCGAGATCGGCTGCTGAAGGCTAGGGCCCTGAAAATCCGGGAAGAGCGCAGCGGCATGACCACTGATGATGATGCAGTGAGTGAGATGAAGATGGGCCGCTACTGgagcaaggaagagaggaagcagcACCTGATTCGAGCACGGGAGCAGCGGAAGAGGCGTGAGTTCATGATGCAGAGCCGCCTGGAGTGTCTGAGGGAGCAGCAGAATGGCGACAGCAAGCCTGAGCTCAACATTATTGCCCTGAGCCACCGTAAGACcatgaagaagagaaacaagaagatCCTGGACAACTGGATCACCATCCAAGAGATGCTGGCCCACGGTGCCCGCTCAGCTGATGGAAAAAGAATCTATAACCCTCTACTCTCTGTCACCACTGTCTGA
- the Pdzd4 gene encoding PDZ domain-containing protein 4 isoform X3, which translates to MGCNMCVVQKPEEQYKVMLQEVELCKNSHQDKLGLMVCYRTDDEEDLGIYVGEVNPNSIAAKDGRIREGDRIIQINGMDVQNREEAVAILSQEENTNISLLVARPESQLAKRWKDSDRDDFLDDFGSENEGDLRARKLKSPPAPQTGNDEKGAPDGGPGLSNSQELDSGVGRTDESTRNEESSEHDLLGDEPPSTTNTPGSLRKFGLQGDALQSRDFHFSMDSLLAEGAGLGGADLPGLTDEEYERYRELLEIKCHLENGNQLGIFFSRASSGNGALDVNRNESLGHEMAMLEEELRHLEFKCRNILRAQKMQQLRERCMKAWLQEEESLYDLAASEPKKHELSDISELPEKSDKDSTSAYNTGESCRSTPLLMEPLPEIPLKRSAAGNSNLNRTPSGPSVTAHPKGASSPGSPAKFRSLSRDPEVGRRQHSEERVRRSTKTGVTLERVVPEGSPYLSRRHRGQESEHYQSCVQLTPPRTLEDLGHGSLSLASGPRVGGVVAAAVEVPRMEWKVKVRSDGTRYVAKRPVRDRLLKARALKIREERSGMTTDDDAVSEMKMGRYWSKEERKQHLIRAREQRKRREFMMQSRLECLREQQNGDSKPELNIIALSHRKTMKKRNKKILDNWITIQEMLAHGARSADGKRIYNPLLSVTTV; encoded by the exons GAGGTGGAGCTGTGTAAAAACAGTCACCAAGACAAGCTGGGCCTGATGGTGTGCTACCGCACAGATGATGAGGAGGACCTGGGCATCTACGTTGGAGAG GTAAATCCCAACAGCATTGCAGCCAAAGACGGCCGGATCCGTGAGGGAGACCGAATCATCCAG ATTAATGGAATGGATGTCCAGAACCGAGAGGAGGCAGTGGCCATCCTGAGCCAGGAAGAGAACACCAACATCTCCCTGCTGGTGGCCCGGCCTGAGAGCCAG CTAGCAAAGCGGTGGAAAGACAGTGACAGAGATGACTTCCTAGATGACTTTGGGTCTGAGAATGAAGGGGACCTTCGTGCCAGGAAGCTGAAGTCACCCCCTGCCCCACAG ACTGGAAATGATGAGAAGGGTGCTCCTGATGGGGGCCCAGGCTTGAGCAACAGCCAGGAGCTGGACAGCGGGGTGGGCCGGACTGATGAGAGTACCCGGAATGAAGAGAGCTCTGAACATGACCTGCTGGGGGATGAGCCCCCCAGCACCACCAACACCCCTGGAAGCCTGCGCAAGTTTGGCCTGCAAGGGGATGCCCTGCAGAGCAGGGACTTCCACTTCAGCATGGACTCTCTGCTGGCTGAGGGGGCAGGACTGGGGGGGGCTGACCTGCCTGGGCTCACTGATGAGGAGTATGAACGCTACCGGGAACTGCTGGAGATCAAGTGCCACCTGGAGAATGGCAACCAGCTAGGCATCTTCTTCTCCCGGGCCTCCAGTGGCAACGGTGCCCTGGACGTCAACCGAAATGAGAGCCTAGGCCATGAGATGGCCatgctggaggaggagcttcGGCACCTAGAGTTCAAGTGCCGCAACATTTTGCGGGCACAGAAGATGCAGCAGTTGCGGGAGCGCTGTATGAAGGCTTGGCTGCAGGAGGAGGAGAGCCTCTATGACCTGGCAGCCAGTGAGCCCAAAAAGCACGAGCTGTCTGATATCTCTGAACTGCCAGAGAAATCAGACAAGGATAGCACCAGCGCCTACAACACTGGGGAGAGCTGCCGGAGCACTCCCCTTCTCATGGAGCCTTTGCCTGAGATCCCCCTGAAGCGATCTGCTGCGGGCAATTCCAATTTGAACCGGACCCCTTCTGGCCCTTCTGTCACCGCCCACCCCAAAGGGGCTTCTTCACCTGGAAGCCCTGCCAAGTTCCGATCACTCTCTCGGGATCCTGAGGTGGGCCGGAGACAGCACTCAGAGGAGCGTGTCCGACGCAGCACCAAGACAGGTGTTACTCTGGAGCGTGTAGTTCCCGAAGGCAGCCCTTACCTCTCCAGGCGTCATCGTGGCCAGGAGAGCGAGCATTACCAGAGCTGTGTGCAGTTGACCCCGCCACGTACCCTGGAGGATCTGGGCCATGGCTCCTTGAGCTTGGCTAGTGGTCCTCGGGTGGGTGGGGTGGTGGCCGCAGCTGTCGAAGTACCCCGCATGGAATGGAAAGTGAAGGTGCGAAGTGATGGAACCCGCTATGTGGCCAAGCGGCCTGTGCGAGATCGGCTGCTGAAGGCTAGGGCCCTGAAAATCCGGGAAGAGCGCAGCGGCATGACCACTGATGATGATGCAGTGAGTGAGATGAAGATGGGCCGCTACTGgagcaaggaagagaggaagcagcACCTGATTCGAGCACGGGAGCAGCGGAAGAGGCGTGAGTTCATGATGCAGAGCCGCCTGGAGTGTCTGAGGGAGCAGCAGAATGGCGACAGCAAGCCTGAGCTCAACATTATTGCCCTGAGCCACCGTAAGACcatgaagaagagaaacaagaagatCCTGGACAACTGGATCACCATCCAAGAGATGCTGGCCCACGGTGCCCGCTCAGCTGATGGAAAAAGAATCTATAACCCTCTACTCTCTGTCACCACTGTCTGA
- the Pdzd4 gene encoding PDZ domain-containing protein 4 isoform X4, producing MGCNMCVVQKPEEQYKVMLQEVELCKNSHQDKLGLMVCYRTDDEEDLGIYVGEINGMDVQNREEAVAILSQEENTNISLLVARPESQLAKRWKDSDRDDFLDDFGSENEGDLRARKLKSPPAPQTGNDEKGAPDGGPGLSNSQELDSGVGRTDESTRNEESSEHDLLGDEPPSTTNTPGSLRKFGLQGDALQSRDFHFSMDSLLAEGAGLGGADLPGLTDEEYERYRELLEIKCHLENGNQLGIFFSRASSGNGALDVNRNESLGHEMAMLEEELRHLEFKCRNILRAQKMQQLRERCMKAWLQEEESLYDLAASEPKKHELSDISELPEKSDKDSTSAYNTGESCRSTPLLMEPLPEIPLKRSAAGNSNLNRTPSGPSVTAHPKGASSPGSPAKFRSLSRDPEVGRRQHSEERVRRSTKTGVTLERVVPEGSPYLSRRHRGQESEHYQSCVQLTPPRTLEDLGHGSLSLASGPRVGGVVAAAVEVPRMEWKVKVRSDGTRYVAKRPVRDRLLKARALKIREERSGMTTDDDAVSEMKMGRYWSKEERKQHLIRAREQRKRREFMMQSRLECLREQQNGDSKPELNIIALSHRKTMKKRNKKILDNWITIQEMLAHGARSADGKRIYNPLLSVTTV from the exons GAGGTGGAGCTGTGTAAAAACAGTCACCAAGACAAGCTGGGCCTGATGGTGTGCTACCGCACAGATGATGAGGAGGACCTGGGCATCTACGTTGGAGAG ATTAATGGAATGGATGTCCAGAACCGAGAGGAGGCAGTGGCCATCCTGAGCCAGGAAGAGAACACCAACATCTCCCTGCTGGTGGCCCGGCCTGAGAGCCAG CTAGCAAAGCGGTGGAAAGACAGTGACAGAGATGACTTCCTAGATGACTTTGGGTCTGAGAATGAAGGGGACCTTCGTGCCAGGAAGCTGAAGTCACCCCCTGCCCCACAG ACTGGAAATGATGAGAAGGGTGCTCCTGATGGGGGCCCAGGCTTGAGCAACAGCCAGGAGCTGGACAGCGGGGTGGGCCGGACTGATGAGAGTACCCGGAATGAAGAGAGCTCTGAACATGACCTGCTGGGGGATGAGCCCCCCAGCACCACCAACACCCCTGGAAGCCTGCGCAAGTTTGGCCTGCAAGGGGATGCCCTGCAGAGCAGGGACTTCCACTTCAGCATGGACTCTCTGCTGGCTGAGGGGGCAGGACTGGGGGGGGCTGACCTGCCTGGGCTCACTGATGAGGAGTATGAACGCTACCGGGAACTGCTGGAGATCAAGTGCCACCTGGAGAATGGCAACCAGCTAGGCATCTTCTTCTCCCGGGCCTCCAGTGGCAACGGTGCCCTGGACGTCAACCGAAATGAGAGCCTAGGCCATGAGATGGCCatgctggaggaggagcttcGGCACCTAGAGTTCAAGTGCCGCAACATTTTGCGGGCACAGAAGATGCAGCAGTTGCGGGAGCGCTGTATGAAGGCTTGGCTGCAGGAGGAGGAGAGCCTCTATGACCTGGCAGCCAGTGAGCCCAAAAAGCACGAGCTGTCTGATATCTCTGAACTGCCAGAGAAATCAGACAAGGATAGCACCAGCGCCTACAACACTGGGGAGAGCTGCCGGAGCACTCCCCTTCTCATGGAGCCTTTGCCTGAGATCCCCCTGAAGCGATCTGCTGCGGGCAATTCCAATTTGAACCGGACCCCTTCTGGCCCTTCTGTCACCGCCCACCCCAAAGGGGCTTCTTCACCTGGAAGCCCTGCCAAGTTCCGATCACTCTCTCGGGATCCTGAGGTGGGCCGGAGACAGCACTCAGAGGAGCGTGTCCGACGCAGCACCAAGACAGGTGTTACTCTGGAGCGTGTAGTTCCCGAAGGCAGCCCTTACCTCTCCAGGCGTCATCGTGGCCAGGAGAGCGAGCATTACCAGAGCTGTGTGCAGTTGACCCCGCCACGTACCCTGGAGGATCTGGGCCATGGCTCCTTGAGCTTGGCTAGTGGTCCTCGGGTGGGTGGGGTGGTGGCCGCAGCTGTCGAAGTACCCCGCATGGAATGGAAAGTGAAGGTGCGAAGTGATGGAACCCGCTATGTGGCCAAGCGGCCTGTGCGAGATCGGCTGCTGAAGGCTAGGGCCCTGAAAATCCGGGAAGAGCGCAGCGGCATGACCACTGATGATGATGCAGTGAGTGAGATGAAGATGGGCCGCTACTGgagcaaggaagagaggaagcagcACCTGATTCGAGCACGGGAGCAGCGGAAGAGGCGTGAGTTCATGATGCAGAGCCGCCTGGAGTGTCTGAGGGAGCAGCAGAATGGCGACAGCAAGCCTGAGCTCAACATTATTGCCCTGAGCCACCGTAAGACcatgaagaagagaaacaagaagatCCTGGACAACTGGATCACCATCCAAGAGATGCTGGCCCACGGTGCCCGCTCAGCTGATGGAAAAAGAATCTATAACCCTCTACTCTCTGTCACCACTGTCTGA
- the Pdzd4 gene encoding PDZ domain-containing protein 4 isoform X5 — MVCYRTDDEEDLGIYVGEVNPNSIAAKDGRIREGDRIIQINGMDVQNREEAVAILSQEENTNISLLVARPESQLAKRWKDSDRDDFLDDFGSENEGDLRARKLKSPPAPQTGNDEKGAPDGGPGLSNSQELDSGVGRTDESTRNEESSEHDLLGDEPPSTTNTPGSLRKFGLQGDALQSRDFHFSMDSLLAEGAGLGGADLPGLTDEEYERYRELLEIKCHLENGNQLGIFFSRASSGNGALDVNRNESLGHEMAMLEEELRHLEFKCRNILRAQKMQQLRERCMKAWLQEEESLYDLAASEPKKHELSDISELPEKSDKDSTSAYNTGESCRSTPLLMEPLPEIPLKRSAAGNSNLNRTPSGPSVTAHPKGASSPGSPAKFRSLSRDPEVGRRQHSEERVRRSTKTGVTLERVVPEGSPYLSRRHRGQESEHYQSCVQLTPPRTLEDLGHGSLSLASGPRVGGVVAAAVEVPRMEWKVKVRSDGTRYVAKRPVRDRLLKARALKIREERSGMTTDDDAVSEMKMGRYWSKEERKQHLIRAREQRKRREFMMQSRLECLREQQNGDSKPELNIIALSHRKTMKKRNKKILDNWITIQEMLAHGARSADGKRIYNPLLSVTTV; from the exons ATGGTGTGCTACCGCACAGATGATGAGGAGGACCTGGGCATCTACGTTGGAGAG GTAAATCCCAACAGCATTGCAGCCAAAGACGGCCGGATCCGTGAGGGAGACCGAATCATCCAG ATTAATGGAATGGATGTCCAGAACCGAGAGGAGGCAGTGGCCATCCTGAGCCAGGAAGAGAACACCAACATCTCCCTGCTGGTGGCCCGGCCTGAGAGCCAG CTAGCAAAGCGGTGGAAAGACAGTGACAGAGATGACTTCCTAGATGACTTTGGGTCTGAGAATGAAGGGGACCTTCGTGCCAGGAAGCTGAAGTCACCCCCTGCCCCACAG ACTGGAAATGATGAGAAGGGTGCTCCTGATGGGGGCCCAGGCTTGAGCAACAGCCAGGAGCTGGACAGCGGGGTGGGCCGGACTGATGAGAGTACCCGGAATGAAGAGAGCTCTGAACATGACCTGCTGGGGGATGAGCCCCCCAGCACCACCAACACCCCTGGAAGCCTGCGCAAGTTTGGCCTGCAAGGGGATGCCCTGCAGAGCAGGGACTTCCACTTCAGCATGGACTCTCTGCTGGCTGAGGGGGCAGGACTGGGGGGGGCTGACCTGCCTGGGCTCACTGATGAGGAGTATGAACGCTACCGGGAACTGCTGGAGATCAAGTGCCACCTGGAGAATGGCAACCAGCTAGGCATCTTCTTCTCCCGGGCCTCCAGTGGCAACGGTGCCCTGGACGTCAACCGAAATGAGAGCCTAGGCCATGAGATGGCCatgctggaggaggagcttcGGCACCTAGAGTTCAAGTGCCGCAACATTTTGCGGGCACAGAAGATGCAGCAGTTGCGGGAGCGCTGTATGAAGGCTTGGCTGCAGGAGGAGGAGAGCCTCTATGACCTGGCAGCCAGTGAGCCCAAAAAGCACGAGCTGTCTGATATCTCTGAACTGCCAGAGAAATCAGACAAGGATAGCACCAGCGCCTACAACACTGGGGAGAGCTGCCGGAGCACTCCCCTTCTCATGGAGCCTTTGCCTGAGATCCCCCTGAAGCGATCTGCTGCGGGCAATTCCAATTTGAACCGGACCCCTTCTGGCCCTTCTGTCACCGCCCACCCCAAAGGGGCTTCTTCACCTGGAAGCCCTGCCAAGTTCCGATCACTCTCTCGGGATCCTGAGGTGGGCCGGAGACAGCACTCAGAGGAGCGTGTCCGACGCAGCACCAAGACAGGTGTTACTCTGGAGCGTGTAGTTCCCGAAGGCAGCCCTTACCTCTCCAGGCGTCATCGTGGCCAGGAGAGCGAGCATTACCAGAGCTGTGTGCAGTTGACCCCGCCACGTACCCTGGAGGATCTGGGCCATGGCTCCTTGAGCTTGGCTAGTGGTCCTCGGGTGGGTGGGGTGGTGGCCGCAGCTGTCGAAGTACCCCGCATGGAATGGAAAGTGAAGGTGCGAAGTGATGGAACCCGCTATGTGGCCAAGCGGCCTGTGCGAGATCGGCTGCTGAAGGCTAGGGCCCTGAAAATCCGGGAAGAGCGCAGCGGCATGACCACTGATGATGATGCAGTGAGTGAGATGAAGATGGGCCGCTACTGgagcaaggaagagaggaagcagcACCTGATTCGAGCACGGGAGCAGCGGAAGAGGCGTGAGTTCATGATGCAGAGCCGCCTGGAGTGTCTGAGGGAGCAGCAGAATGGCGACAGCAAGCCTGAGCTCAACATTATTGCCCTGAGCCACCGTAAGACcatgaagaagagaaacaagaagatCCTGGACAACTGGATCACCATCCAAGAGATGCTGGCCCACGGTGCCCGCTCAGCTGATGGAAAAAGAATCTATAACCCTCTACTCTCTGTCACCACTGTCTGA
- the Ssr4 gene encoding translocon-associated protein subunit delta isoform X3: MALYADVSGKQFPVTRGQDVGRYQVSWSLEHKSAHAGTYEVRFFDEESYSLLRKAQRNNEDVSIIPPLFTVSVDHRGTWNGPWVSTEVLAAVIGIVIYYLAFSAKSHIQA; this comes from the exons ATGGCTCTTTATGCTGACGTTAGTGGAAAACAGTTTCCTGTAACCCGGGGCCAGGATGTGGGCCGATACCAG GTTTCATGGAGCCTGGAGCACAAGAGCGCCCACGCAGGCACTTATGAGGTCAGATTCTTCGATGAAGAGTCCTACAGCCTCCTAAGGAAG GCTCAGAGAAATAATGAGGACGTTTCCATCATCCCACCCCTGTTTACAGTCAGTGTGGATCATCGG GGCACCTGGAATGGGCCTTGGGTCTCCACAGAAGTGCTGGCTGCAGTGATCGGCATAGTGATCTACTACCTAGCCTTCAGTGCAAAGAGCCACATCCAGGCCTGA